The Watersipora subatra chromosome 1, tzWatSuba1.1, whole genome shotgun sequence genome has a window encoding:
- the LOC137385954 gene encoding TWiK family of potassium channels protein 18-like: MSTQEAREIHSQKKSKTKSSRQCASDTPSKREVKESAVDQKIKDGKKSKIKRFIRVVKVVLKIVLLTLVNMVVLMLGAYVFFKLESYNEIESCLAAQVDYETSLNTTIRLMKLDAEVLHAKGIDTDSVTYLEESYSDYIKSFALEVQKVQKAGYNPSHDCQMLGNDADWTNSNSIVFALTIITTIGYGVISPATTYGRLICIVYAFVGIPVYMVALATIGDLLAQLFQKFYWVVCVCGFRKPKTDTRTAAKAEQGGKKRGKLHVKKESTDEDDEKTGEVDSAAKNYDASNVTIPLTLTILLLFGMVVLGAVIFMALESWNFQEAIYFSFTTISTIGFGDVVPNIDLMASSGKVKLVTMILYITIGMATISMCFQLMVDEIYAKVDWLTSKCGVHSSETENEEELLEPPKLQRSLTKATIVMRSGTPARLRKRANP; encoded by the exons ATGTCTACCCAGGAAGCGCGTGAAATTCACAGCCAGAAAAAG TCCAAAACTAAATCAAGTCGGCAGTGCGCAAGTGACACGCCTTCAAAGCGAGAAGTCAAAGAGTCAGCTGTAGATCAAAAGATCAAAGATGGGAAGAAGTCGAAGATTAAGCGATTTATTCGAGTTGTCAAGGTTGTTCTCAAGATTGTCTTGCTGACGCTTGTCAACATGGTCGTACTCATGCTTGGCGCTTACGTGTTCTTCAAGCTCGAGTCGTATAATGAAATCGAGAGCTGTTTGGCGGCTCAAGTAGACTATGAAACGTCATTAAACACGACTATCCGGCTGATGAAATTAGATGCCGAAGTGCTGCACGCCAAAGGTATTGACACCGACTCGGTCACTTATTTGGAAGAGTCATACAGTGATTACATAAAATCTTTTGCACTTGAGGTACAAAAGGTACAAAAGGCTGGCTACAATCCGTCACACGATTGTCAGATGCTCGGAAACGATGCTGATTGGACCAACTCTAATAGCATAGTCTTTGCTCTCACCATAATCACGACCATTG GCTATGGAGTTATTTCCCCTGCCACTACATATGGCAGACTCATCTGCATAGTTTATGCTTTTGTTGGAATACCCGTATACATGGTTGCACTGGCCACCATCGGAGATCTCCTGGCACAGCTTTTTCAGAAATTCTACTGGGTGGTCTGTGTCTGCGGTTTCCGCAAGCCAAAGACTGACACTCGCACAGCGGCTAAAGCGGAACAG GGCGGTAAGAAAAGAGGCAAATTACATGTCAAGAAAGAATCaactgatgaggatgatgagAAAACAGGTGAAGTTGACAGCGCTGCAAAAAACTATGATGCTTCAAATGTTACCATACCCCTCACTCTGACCATCCTTCTGCTCTTCG GTATGGTGGTATTGGGAGCAGTCATATTTATGGCTCTCGAGTCGTGGAACTTTCAAGAAGCTATCTACTTTTCTTTCACCACGATTTCTACAATCGGATTTGGGGACGTCGTTCCCAACATAGACCTGATGGCCAGCTCGGGCAAGGTCAAACTCGTCACAATGATCTTGTATATAACAATTG GTATGGCCACCATTTCCATGTGCTTTCAACTTATGGTTGATGAGATATACGCTAAAGTTGATTGGTTGACAAGCAAGTGTGGAGTCCACAGCTCTGAGACCGAAAATGAGGAAGAGTTGCTCGAGCCTCCAAAGCTGCAGAGGTCCTTGACAAAGGCTACGATAGTTATGAGGAGCGGCACACCCGCTCGTTTACGGAAGAGAGCAAATCCTTAA
- the LOC137410465 gene encoding nucleoporin 88-like, with protein sequence MLVWDNLEFVFRVCKVTKSSPKKESFETQTLVCSNPPLFPITSVLVNESESHVALISSKGVAIMELPTQYGSDHLFLEGKTRILCKSLLVDERYFSCRSKKSVLKVLWHPGSPTSSHICLLTVDNSIRIYNIAKLECPHQTLTLGASSTSMFASALGESFISMTFGLPLPGDREQHLVWPLYLLNEMGSVYIIHSKLWSSQLPQLEGPLKMCPPAEDNYGTDSCDILHLASSPEVLVIGTTSGSLIHCILLSDEEVDEEETAVNIVDELAMLYVYDIAKLELRLTLPRSHDSFDRQEEDNSFFTALLLIKDPVWNNRYYCVHSTGVHCIRLPWLHTLQQLSTKEAADGDGGLCRVEDEETNCRHVICTQPTADSKPSPIKGLAVVPQDIHFTSLICLLSDYSCMKLDIRNGQFFQPPTMLSSLSSPGNMRASTRWSFDAHINELLRKESTHPFIKTGSDQTLTAEQNCELLSRGTQILREQYIGKLLSARKMLDTRVSALENLKEQQLSDLRCLEKGLQTRKDAAEELAERYEDTCEKSELLSVRMENVISKIQSSISELSDGERALSGHLESRKREITELQDRLDQIKMKYKYQKESLNRKSSDMPCLNATQQKQVSSILHDESQQIEGLVQQLRDMMAMTE encoded by the exons ATGTTAGTGTGGGATAATTTAGAATTTGTATTTAGAGTTTGTAAAGTTACAAAATCGTCACCAAAAAAGGAATCTTTTGAAACGCAG ACGTTGGTGTGTTCCAATCCTCCCCTTTTTCCTATCACCTCAGTTTTGGTCAATGAGAGTGAGAGTCATGTTGCTCTCATCAGCAGCAAGGGTGTGGCTATCATGGAGCTGCCAACTCAGTATGGCTCAGATCATCTCTTTTTGGAGGGCAAAACGCGCATACTCTGCAA GTCACTGTTGGTTGATGAACGTTACTTCTCTTGTCGAAGTAAGAAAAGCGTTTTGAAGGTCCTCTGGCACCCTGGTTCTCCCACCTCCTCTCATATATGCCTTCTCACTGTTGACAACAGCATCAG aATTTACAACATAGCTAAACTGGAGTGTCCACATCAGACTCTGACTCTCGGAGCTAGTAGTACATCGATGTTCGCTTCAGCTCTCGGTGAATCATTCATCAGTATGACCTTCGGACTACCATTGCCCGGGGACCGAGAGCAGCATTTGGTTTGGCCCCTCTACTTGCTCAATGAAATGGGCAGTGTATATATCATCCACAGTAAACTCTGGAGTAGTCAGCT GCCACAACTGGAGGGGCCGTTAAAGATGTGTCCCCCAGCTGAGGACAACTATGGCACCGACTCTTGTGATATTCTTCACTTAGCCAGCTCTCCTGAGGTCCTAGTCATCGGCACAACCTCTGGATCACTCATACACTGTATTCTCCTTTCCGACGAGGAGGTTGATGAG GAAGAAACTGCGGTAAACATAGTGGATGAGCTTGCAATGCTTTATGTGTACGACATTGCAAAGTTAGAGCTGAGGCTAACACTTCCAAGGAGCCATGACTCCTTCGACAGGCAGGAAGAAGACAATTCATTTTTCACTGCTCTTCTCCTAATTAAAG ATCCAGTCTGGAACAATCGATATTACTGTGTACACTCTACTGGTGTGCACTGCATTCGTCTCCCCTGGCTGCACACTCTTCAGCAGCTCTCCACTAAAG AGGCAGCAGATGGAGATGGCGGTTTGTGTAGGGTAGAGGACGAGGAGACCAATTGTCGACATGTCATATGCACCCAACCAACTGCCGATAGCAAGCCTTCTCCAATTAAAGGTCTCGCAGTCGTTCCACAAGATATACACTTCACCTCCCTCATATGCTTGCTCTCTGATTACTCCTGTATGAAACTGGATATAAG AAACGGGCAGTTCTTCCAGCCACCTACTATGCTGTCTAGCCTCAGCTCTCCTGGTAATATGAGAGCATCTACGCGGTGGTCATTTGATGCACACATTAATGAGCTGTTGCGAAAGGAGTCTACACATCCATTTATCAA GACAGGCAGTGATCAGACCCTGACAGCGGAACAGAATTGTGAACTTTTGTCAAGGGGAACTCAAATTTTACGAGAGCAGTACATAGGCAAGCTTCTGTCTGCCCGAAAAATGCTGGATACAAG AGTCAGCGCATTGGAAAACCTCAAAGAACAGCAGCTTTCAGATCTGCGCTGTCTTGAAAAAGGTCTGCAAACTAGAAAAGACGCTGCCGAAGAATTGGCAGAGAGATACGAGGATACGTGTGAGAAGAGTGAACTCTTATCCGTTAG AATGGAAAATGTGATATCTAAAATTCAGTCTTCAATATCAGAGCTATCAGATGGAGAGCGAGCTCTATCAGGGCATCTGGAGAGCAGGAAGAGAGAGATCACGGAACTGCAAGATCGCCTTGACCAG ATTAAAATGAAGtataaatatcaaaaagaaaGCCTAAACAGAAAGTCATCCGACATGCCTTGTTTAAATGCCACGCAGCAGAAGCAAGTCAGCAGCATACTTCATGATGA ATCTCAACAAATCGAAGGTCTGGTGCAACAACTGCGTGATATGATGGCCATGACAGAGTGA